From the genome of Glycine max cultivar Williams 82 chromosome 2, Glycine_max_v4.0, whole genome shotgun sequence, one region includes:
- the LOC100802876 gene encoding sorting and assembly machinery component 50 homolog, whose translation MSNTEEEEEATPSNPNNHSQHSTNNDVEPRDDEDIEEDDDDVVQEPNRGIPQSAASKLREQRFKVESLSRRLSSELVPIRVHDVVINGNTKTKDWVIEAELKDIENATSMQELMQASQIAVARLQGLEIFDSCKVRLEAGPRELPNTANVIVDVVETDNKVSGEFGVYTKPSTSSWTAEGALKYKNLLGYGDLWDASLAYGANQATEVSVGVYAPRVKGFLTPIVTRISMLSQDWQESSSYKERLLGASLGLISTKHHDLAYTLGWRTLTDPSQMSSRSIRRQLGHGLVSSLKYTFKIDRRNSPIRPTKGYAFLSTTHVGGLTPDPRSLRFLRQEFDVRFAVPFGFYNTALNLGISAGAVFPWGHGFRTKSSPLPERFYLGGDFSPVCTLGGPTTLWGFKTRGLGPTEPRRQNRDGSNDDNVDSSGWDFVGGDLAVTAFADLSFDLPIRWLREHGIHGHVFAGSGNAAKLTQNEYKHFSPRKFLESFRMSVGCGVVIPTRLFRLEGNYFYILRKDEHDRGKTGFRFSFSAPS comes from the exons ATGTCAAacactgaagaagaagaagaagcaactcCTTCGAACCCTAACAATCACAGTCAACACTCCACCAACAACGATGTGGAACCTCGTGACGACGAAGACATCGAAGAAGACGACGACGACGTCGTTCAGGAACCGAATCGCGGAATTCCCCAATCCGCAGCGTCCAAGTTGCGGGAGCAGCGTTTCAAGGTGGAAAGCCTATCGCGGCGCTTGTCGTCGGAGCTGGTTCCGATCCGAGTCCACGACGTTGTCATAAACGGCAACACGAAGACGAAGGATTGGGTGATTGAAGCGGAGCTGAAAGACATCGAGAACGCCACCAGCATGCAGGAGCTTATGCAAGCCTCGCAAATCGCCGTTGCCAGGCTTCAGGGCCTCGAAATCTTCGATTCCTGCAAGGTTCGCCTCGAGGCTGGACCCCGAGAGCTTCCAAACACTGCCAATGTCATCGTCGACGTTGTCGAAACCGATAACAAAGTTTCCGGCGAATTCGGCGTTTATACCAAACCCTCG ACTAGTTCTTGGACTGCTGAAGGTGCTCTTAAGTATAAGAATTTGTTGGGTTATGGTGATCTATGGGATGCTTCTTTGGCCTATGGTGCCAACCAAGCAACCGAGGTGAGTGTAGGGGTGTATGCCCCTCGAGTTAAAGGATTTTTGACTCCTATTGTAACACGAATATCCATGCTTTCCCAAGATTGGCAAGAGTCTTCCTCATACAAAGAGCGGTTGTTGGGTGCATCTCTTGGCTTAATCTCAACAAAGCACCATGACTTAGCATACACTCTTGGATGGCGTACCTTAACAGATCCTTCACAGATGTCATCCAGGTCTATAAGGAGGCAGCTTGGGCATGGTTTAGTGTCATCTTTGAAGTATACTTTTAAAATTGATAGGAGAAATTCTCCTATTAGGCCAACTAAAGGATATGCTTTTCTTTCCACCACTCATGTTGGTGGCCTTACACCGGATCCCAGGAGCTTGCGGTTTCTACGTCAG GAGTTTGATGTTCGCTTTGCTGTCCCTTTTGGGTTTTACAATACAGCACTAAACCTTGGGATATCTGCTGGTGCTGTTTTTCCATGGGGGCATGGATTCAGAACCAAGTCTTCTCCCCTTCCAGAAAGGTTTTATTTGGGTGGTGATTTTTCTCCAGTTTGCACCCTAGGAGGACCAACAACATTATGGGGATTTAAAACTAGAGGATTAGGTCCTACTGAACCTCGGAGGCAAAATAGAGATGGGTCTAATGATGACAATGTTGATTCCTCTGGATGGGACTTCGTTGGTGGAGATCTTGCTGTTACTGCTTTTGCAGATCTCTCTTTCGATCTTCCAATTAGGTGGTTGAGAGAACATGGAATCCATGGGCATGTTTTTGCTGGTTCGGGGAATGCTGCTAAATTAACTCAGAATGAATATAAGCACTTCTCTCCTCGGAAGTTCTTAGAATCCTTTCGAATGTCAGTGGGATGTGGAGTTGTTATTCCTACTAGACTCTTCCGCCTAGAG GGTAACTACTTTTACATACTCAGAAAGGATGAACATGATCGTGGGAAGACTGGATTTAGGTTTAGCTTCTCAGCTCCATCATAG